The following coding sequences are from one Nicotiana tomentosiformis chromosome 3, ASM39032v3, whole genome shotgun sequence window:
- the LOC138906952 gene encoding GDSL lipase-like, whose protein sequence is MTMRKVDFSGSYFFVTTLLLLLPLFVSTKAAAAASGLFIFGDSTVDAGNNNYIETIPENRANYEPYAQNGFFQEPTGRFSDGRIIVDFIAEYAKLPLIPPYLQPHIADFSNGVNFASGGAGVLSTTHSGLVIDLERQLKYFEQVRKSLTEKLGAAKAEEVISEAVYFISIGSNDYMGGYFGNETMQQLHGPEEYLGMVIGNLTQAIQVLYEKGARKFGFLSLSPLGCLPALRALNPRANSNNEEAGGGCFEAASDLALAHNNALRIVLESLQHILQGFKYCNSNFYDWLLDRVNNPSKYGFKEGVKACCGTGPYGGKKTCGGEKKVTEYEICDNAKDYIWFDSFHPTEGIHEQFAKALWDGPSSSVGPYTLQDLFFSKEKQTIADIVDI, encoded by the exons ATGACAATGAGGAAAGTTGACTTTAGTGGTTCATATTTCTTTGTGAcgactcttcttcttcttctgcctcTATTTGTTTCCACAAAGGCAGCAGCAGCAGCAAGTGGCTTGTTCATCTTTGGAGACTCCACAGTGGATGCAGGAAACAACAACTATATTGAGACCATCCCTGAGAACAGAGCCAATTATGAACCATATGCCCAGAATGGTTTTTTCCAGGAACCCACTGGTCGCTTCTCAGATGGTCGTATCATCGTTGATTTCATAG CTGAATATGCAAAGTTGCCACTAATTCCTCCTTACCTGCAACCACATATTGCTGATTTCAGCAATGGAGTTAACTTTGCTTCTGGAGGAGCTGGAGTTCTTTCTACCACTCATTCTGGTTTG GTTATTGATCTGGAGAGACAATTAAAGTACTTTGAACAAGTGCGGAAATCACTAACAGAAAAGTTGGGAGCAGCCAAAGCAGAGGAAGTCATATCGGAAGCAGTTTACTTCATCAGTATCGGAAGTAACGATTACATGGGGGGTTACTTTGGTAATGAAACAATGCAGCAACTCCACGGTCCTGAAGAATATTTAGGGATGGTCATCGGCAACTTGACTCAGGCAATTCAAGT ATTGTATGAGAAAGGCGCCCGAAAATTTGGTTTCCTAAGCTTGTCGCCATTGGGATGTTTACCAGCTCTCAGAGCACTAAATCCAAGAGCTAATAGCAATAACGAAGAAGCAGGAGGAGGTTGTTTTGAAGCTGCTTCTGATCTTGCATTGGCTCATAACAATGCTCTCAGAATTGTCCTCGAAAGCCTTCAACATATATTGCAAGGCTTTAAGTATTGCAACTCCAACTTCTACGATTGGCTTCTCGATAGAGTTAACAATCCCTCAAAGTATG gtttcaaggaaggaGTGAAGGCTTGCTGTGGAACAGGGCCTTATGGAGGAAAAAAAACATGTGGTGGGGAAAAAAAGGTTACTGAATATGAGATTTGCGATAATGCCAAAGACTACATATGGTTTGATTCATTTCACCCGACAGAAGGCATACATGAACAATTTGCAAAAGCTCTCTGGGATGGACCATCCTCCTCTGTTGGACCTTACACTCTTCAAGACCTATTTTTTAGTAAAGAGAAACAAACTATAGCTGATATTGTCGATATATAA
- the LOC138906924 gene encoding uncharacterized protein encodes MVKTSKTVPQEEKASSSQSAADKAPVDPRPKECVPAACFLTSDFKLDKGVGKDAVLRPSSVEEEASVSVPKPVKKNKRKRASVPEDQKPKKWMARKPKKNTIPLTVESVLRLRDEDEEEEEDDGSVLANRMKKSIDAPKAAESMVIHKVLPRTEEISEGSSGRVPKSLEIGDASYRSQRTAVEVHREACSRSRAELHRFETNLQRVTEERNSIKLLLGQMGKEIEDLRAELAKAHQDQADLSEQVMILLKAYGLDTGTMANFSVSQLQQKIKMIGKLREEVDVIKTESLKWKKGMDRFVAEKEAARAQLSSAENQVQSIKEKSSVQVRRIEDLEARLASELAKDDSDAEKAKDDADAFVAVYRADAEAAHVQARKAAETTNTQAHWVAELAKCRSRRETLEDIHTRGFDLTEEIKTAKELEADAEALVSDDDDDDDGSKSGSES; translated from the exons atggtgaagacatcaaaaacAGTCCCCCAagaagaaaaagcttcttcttctcaATCCGCCGCCGACAAAGCACCAGTGGATCCACGGCCTAAGGAGTGCGTTCCGGCGGCGTGttttcttacctccgatttcaaactcgataaag GTGTGggtaaagatgcggttttgaggccctcgtccgtcgaggaagaggcttcggtctctgttccaaagccggtgaagaaaaataagagaaaaagggcctccgtTCCCGAAGATCAAAAACCGAAGAAGTggatggctcgtaagccgaagaagaataccattcctttgactgtagaatcagttctgcgtctgagggatgaagacgaagaagaggaagaagacgaTGGGTCTGTGCTGGCGAACCGAATGAAGAAAAGCATCGATGCTCCAAAGGCGGCTGAATCGATGGTGATTCATAAGGTTTTGCCTCGAACCGAGGAGATATCAGAGGGAAGTTCAGGCAGAGTCCCCAAGTCATTAGAGATCGGGGATGCTTCCTACCGAAGTCAACGAACG GCCGTGgaggttcatcgagaagcatgttctcggtctcgagctgagctgcatCGGTTCGAGACCAATCTTCAAcgggtcacggaggagaggaactcaattaaactcctcttagggcaaatGGGAAAGGAAATcgaagacctccgagctgagttggccaaggctcaccaagatcaggctgatttgtctgagcaggtaatgatacttttaaaagcctatgggctcgataccggaacgatggctaatttttcggtctctCAGTTGCAGCAGAAAATTAagatgatcgggaaactccgtgaggaggtTGATGTGATAAAAACGGAGTCCTTGAAGTGGAAaaaaggtatggaccgctttgttgcagagaaagaggctgctcgagcccaattatcatcggccgaaaaccagGTTCAAAGTATaaaggagaaaagctcggttcaagtaagaagaatagaggaccttgaggctcggttggcctctgaacttgctaAGGACGAttctgatgccgaaaaggcaaaggacgatgcggatgcattcgtggccgtttatcgggctgatgctgaagctgcccatgTACAAGCAAGAAAGGCAGCCGAGACTACCAATACTCAAGCGCATTGGGTTGCTgagcttgctaagtgccgatctcggagggagaccctcgaagataTCCacactcgaggtttcgacctcactgaagagataaaaacgGCTAAggagctcgaagccgatgctgaagccttggtttccgatgatgatgatgatgatgatgggagcaagagcgggtccgagagctGA
- the LOC104117102 gene encoding uncharacterized protein codes for METLPSYNCIIHLEKFPTFIIEKAVCNHGFFMMAPNCWEPSFKSFSRPLRLADSTSVMTSISQPPGKDHLAVKVYGASILSLKDELAIQSQVKRMLRLSDKDEEDVRDFHKLHPEAEAKGFGRLFRSPTLFEDIAKSLLLRFCPWKTSLDLAKALCDVQYKKFKSKRKRAYISAYGDFPNAEELASFSEKELKGIGNFGYRARDLVMLAKQVVDGEIKLSKFEKDHIGAEPSWSKLKINGAGPFTINTIMMCAGHYNYIPVDSETMRHMNEFHGLKVHTRKRGFINLQVRDKIQQIYKRYEYCSPIFYNRANQRYSNILVLFCLS; via the exons ATGGAGACACTACCATCTTATAATTGCATTATCCACCTAGAGAAATTCCCGACGTTCATTATAGAAAAGGCCGTGTGTAACCACGGCTTTTTCATGATGGCTCCCAACTGTTGGGAGCCATCTTTTAAAAGCTTTTCTCGTCCTCTGCGATTAGCAGATTCCACATCTGTTATGACTTCCATTTCACAGCCTCCAGGAAAGGATCATCTCGCCGTTAAAGTTTACGGTGCAAGTATTCTTTCGCTTAAGGATGAGCTAGCCATCCAG TCACAAGTTAAGAGAATGCTGAGACTATCTGACAAGGATGAAGAAGATGTGAGAGATTTCCATAAGCTTCATCCAGAAGCTGAGGCCAAAGGATTTGGTAGATTGTTTCGATCGCCAACCTTATTTGAAGATATTGCCAAATCTCTTCTTCTTCGCTTTTGCCC GTGGAAGACATCATTGGATCTCGcaaaggctctttgtgatgtacAATATAAAAAGTTCAAGTCCAAAAGAAAGAGAGCATATATTTCAGCTTATGGAGACTTTCCGAATGCAGAAGAATTAGCAAGTTTTAGTGAGAAAGAGCTAAAAGGTATAGGCAACTTTGGATATAGAGCAAGGGACTTGGTTATGTTGGCAAAACAAGTTGTTGATGGGGAAATTAAGCTCAGTAAGTTTGAAAAAGACCACATTGGTGCCGAACCAAGTTGGTCTAAGCTGAAAATAAATGGTGCTGGTCCATTTACCATCAACACTATCATGATGTGTGCCGGACATTATAATTATATTCCAGTTGACAGTGAAACGATGCGTCATATGAATGAG TTTCATGGACTTAAAGTGCACACGAGAAAAAGAGGATTCATCAATCTCCAGGTAAGGGACAAAATACAACAAATCTACAAACGTTATGAATACTGCTCTCCCATTTTTTATAATAGGGCAAATCAAAGATATTCTAATATACTTGTTTTATTCTGTTTATCTTGA